The following proteins are encoded in a genomic region of Burkholderia pyrrocinia:
- a CDS encoding response regulator transcription factor gives MRIALIDPEARHAALLNRLLFAGGHVCHAFPSSTAFFEWLATDTCDMLITGNWAGDQPAEEVIPRAQTILPGLPAIAVMQLPRESEIVSCLHAGADDCVVRPVSGPELLARVNALSRRAGVRRPPTRSREMYGEYAFDATHGLVRFGEAIVSLTPKEFRFAQLLFANLSRPVSRAHILETVWARRRDMKSRTLDTHASRLRSKLQLLPERGYRLLPLYGYGYQLDRVPIEPPNSRPRHADARYAASEEIAETL, from the coding sequence ATGCGAATCGCTCTGATCGATCCCGAGGCGCGTCATGCCGCACTCCTGAACCGCCTGCTCTTCGCGGGCGGTCATGTGTGCCACGCGTTTCCGTCCAGCACGGCGTTCTTCGAATGGCTCGCCACCGACACCTGCGACATGCTGATCACCGGCAACTGGGCCGGCGACCAGCCGGCCGAGGAAGTCATTCCGCGCGCGCAGACGATCCTGCCCGGGCTGCCGGCCATCGCCGTGATGCAATTGCCGCGCGAAAGCGAAATCGTATCGTGCCTGCACGCGGGTGCCGACGATTGCGTCGTGCGCCCCGTGAGCGGGCCCGAGCTGCTCGCTCGCGTCAACGCGCTGAGCCGGCGCGCGGGCGTGCGCCGGCCGCCGACCCGCTCGCGCGAAATGTATGGCGAATATGCATTCGACGCCACGCACGGCCTCGTGCGCTTCGGCGAAGCGATCGTTTCGCTCACGCCCAAGGAGTTCCGCTTCGCGCAACTGCTGTTCGCGAACCTGTCGCGGCCCGTGTCGCGCGCCCATATCCTCGAAACGGTGTGGGCGCGCCGCCGCGACATGAAGTCGCGCACGCTCGATACGCACGCGTCCCGGCTGCGCAGCAAATTGCAGTTGCTTCCGGAGCGCGGCTACCGGCTGTTGCCGCTCTACGGCTACGGCTATCAGCTCGATCGCGTGCCGATCGAGCCCCCTAATTCCCGGCCCCGCCACGCTGATGCCCGGTATGCGGCGAGTGAGGAAATCGCTGAAACGCTATAA
- a CDS encoding aminopeptidase P family protein produces MNARLPEVSPVPARLALLRGAMAREDLAAYLVPSADPHLSEYLPERWQARRWLSGFTGSVGTLVVTADFAGLWVDSRYWVQADAELAGTGVQLMKMTGGQQSAPHVDWLAQNVAAGMTVGVDGAVLGVAAARGLTAALSARGIALRTDLDLLDAIWPERPGLPGDAVFEHAAPQADTTRASKLADVRRAMHAQGAQWHFVSTLDDLAWLFNLRGADVNFNPVFVAHAMIGADRATLFVADGKVSPALAASLEQDGVDVRAYDAARAALAALPDGATLLVDPRRVTFGTLEAVPAGVKLVEAVNPSTFAKSRKTSAEIAHVRVTMEHDGAALAEFFTWFEQAVNRETITELTIEEKLTAARTRRPGYVSPSFATIAGFNANGAMPHYHATSESHATISGNGLLLIDSGGQYTTGTTDITRVVPVGTLSDLQRRDFTIVLKSMMALSRARFPRGIRSPMLDAIARAPMWAAGLDYGHGTGHGVGYFLNVHEGPQVISHYAPAEPYTAMEEGMITSIEPGVYRPGQWGIRIENLVVNRAAGQTEFGDFLAFETLTLCPIDTRCVLIEMLHDEERAWLNTYHATVRERVGRHLSGDAKAWLDARTLPI; encoded by the coding sequence ATGAATGCCCGTCTCCCCGAAGTCTCGCCGGTGCCGGCCCGCCTTGCGCTGCTGCGCGGCGCCATGGCCCGCGAGGACCTGGCCGCCTATCTCGTGCCGTCCGCCGATCCCCATCTGTCCGAGTACCTGCCCGAGCGCTGGCAGGCCCGCCGCTGGCTGTCCGGCTTCACGGGCTCGGTCGGCACGCTGGTCGTGACCGCGGATTTCGCGGGGCTGTGGGTCGACAGCCGCTACTGGGTGCAGGCCGACGCCGAACTGGCCGGCACGGGCGTGCAGCTGATGAAGATGACGGGCGGGCAGCAGAGCGCGCCGCACGTCGACTGGCTCGCGCAGAACGTGGCGGCAGGCATGACGGTCGGCGTCGACGGCGCCGTGCTGGGCGTCGCGGCCGCACGCGGGCTGACGGCCGCGCTGAGCGCGCGCGGCATCGCGCTGCGCACCGATCTCGACCTGCTCGACGCGATCTGGCCCGAGCGGCCGGGGCTGCCCGGCGACGCCGTGTTCGAACACGCGGCGCCGCAGGCCGACACGACGCGCGCGAGCAAGCTGGCCGACGTGCGCCGTGCAATGCACGCGCAGGGCGCGCAGTGGCATTTCGTGTCGACGCTCGACGATCTCGCATGGTTGTTCAACCTGCGCGGCGCCGACGTCAACTTCAATCCCGTGTTCGTTGCGCACGCAATGATCGGCGCCGATCGCGCGACGCTGTTCGTCGCCGACGGCAAGGTGTCGCCGGCGTTGGCCGCGTCGCTCGAGCAGGACGGCGTCGACGTCCGTGCGTACGACGCCGCGCGTGCGGCGCTCGCGGCGCTGCCCGACGGCGCGACGCTGCTGGTCGACCCGCGCCGCGTGACGTTCGGCACGCTCGAGGCCGTGCCGGCCGGCGTGAAGCTCGTCGAGGCCGTGAATCCGTCGACGTTCGCGAAGTCGCGCAAGACGTCCGCCGAGATCGCGCACGTGCGTGTGACGATGGAGCACGACGGCGCTGCGCTCGCGGAATTCTTCACATGGTTCGAGCAGGCCGTGAACCGCGAGACGATCACCGAACTGACGATCGAGGAGAAACTCACGGCCGCGCGCACACGGCGCCCCGGCTATGTGTCGCCGAGCTTCGCGACGATCGCCGGCTTCAACGCGAACGGTGCGATGCCGCACTACCACGCGACGTCCGAGTCGCACGCGACGATCTCCGGCAACGGCCTGCTGCTGATCGATTCGGGCGGTCAGTACACGACGGGCACGACCGACATCACGCGCGTCGTACCGGTCGGCACCCTCAGCGACCTGCAGCGACGCGATTTCACGATCGTGCTGAAATCGATGATGGCGCTGTCGCGCGCACGCTTCCCGCGCGGCATCCGCTCGCCGATGCTCGACGCGATCGCGCGCGCGCCGATGTGGGCGGCCGGGCTCGACTACGGCCACGGCACGGGGCATGGCGTCGGCTACTTTCTGAACGTGCACGAGGGCCCGCAGGTCATCTCGCACTACGCGCCGGCCGAGCCGTACACCGCGATGGAAGAGGGCATGATCACGTCGATCGAGCCGGGCGTGTACCGTCCCGGCCAGTGGGGCATCCGGATCGAGAACCTGGTCGTGAACCGCGCGGCCGGGCAGACCGAGTTCGGCGATTTCCTCGCGTTCGAGACGCTGACGCTGTGCCCGATCGACACGCGCTGCGTGTTGATCGAGATGCTGCATGACGAAGAGCGCGCATGGCTGAACACGTATCACGCGACGGTGCGCGAGCGCGTCGGCCGGCACCTGAGCGGCGATGCAAAGGCGTGGCTGGACGCACGCACGCTGCCGATCTGA
- a CDS encoding cysteine hydrolase family protein, giving the protein MAGTAVIVVDMQRGLVERAQPAYRLDDVVSGINRLTAAARAANAPVCFVQHDGDADDDIVPGTAGWELHAGLVVGNDDWRVRKQMSDAFHDTPLAAQLDRHGIRSVLVCGYATEFCIDSAARRAALLGYRTTVVSDLHTTNERAHLSAAQIVAHHHFIWQNNSLSGNAVTPRPLADVLAAEFA; this is encoded by the coding sequence ATGGCGGGCACCGCAGTGATCGTGGTCGACATGCAGCGCGGGCTGGTGGAGCGGGCGCAGCCCGCTTACCGGCTCGACGACGTGGTGTCGGGCATCAACCGGTTGACGGCGGCGGCGCGCGCGGCGAATGCGCCCGTGTGCTTCGTGCAGCACGACGGCGATGCGGACGACGACATCGTGCCCGGCACGGCGGGCTGGGAGCTGCATGCGGGGCTGGTCGTCGGGAACGACGACTGGCGCGTGCGCAAGCAGATGAGCGACGCGTTCCACGACACGCCGCTCGCGGCGCAGCTCGACCGCCACGGCATCCGTTCGGTGCTGGTCTGCGGCTATGCGACCGAGTTCTGCATCGATTCGGCCGCGCGCCGTGCGGCGCTGCTCGGCTACCGGACGACCGTCGTGTCCGACCTGCATACGACGAACGAGCGCGCGCACCTGTCGGCCGCGCAGATCGTCGCGCACCACCACTTCATCTGGCAAAACAATTCGCTGTCGGGTAACGCGGTGACGCCGCGTCCGCTCGCGGACGTGCTTGCCGCGGAGTTCGCATGA